One Pecten maximus unplaced genomic scaffold, xPecMax1.1, whole genome shotgun sequence genomic window carries:
- the LOC117318403 gene encoding uncharacterized protein LOC117318403 isoform X2 yields the protein MADGKKTYYHHTTKDGAAQILQSGYIKQSTDTKTDAAYGPGTYLTRMGPDKSQSDIAKNNYDGLNNQFADKMLRDGKTDVTIAIDLPSTKVTKAESDRDIYVSPGDVTIEDKNPRVYVRGDDGKAQEFKPKRK from the exons ATGgcag ACGGTAAGAAGACATATTACCACCACACAACTAAGGACGGAGCCGCACAAATATTACAGTCAGGGTACATCAAGCAATCAACTGATACGAAAACAGATGCTGCGTATGGACCCGGTACCTACCTTACCAGAATGGGCCCAGACAAGTCCCAGAGTGATATAGCAAAGAATAACTACGACGGACTCAACAATCAATTCGCAGATAAAATGCTGAGGGATGGTAAAACAGACGTTACCATAGCCATTGATCTGCCCAGCACTAAGGTTACCAAGGCGGAGTCAGACCGCGACATTTATGTGTCGCCGGGAGATGTTACCATAGAGGACAAAAATCCAAGGGTTTATGTGAGGGGTGACGATGGAAAGGCTCAGGAGTTCAAACCCAAGAGAAAATGA
- the LOC117318405 gene encoding uncharacterized protein LOC117318405: MTDGKKTYYHHTTKDGAAQILQSGYIKQSTDTKTDAAYGPGTYLTRMGQDKSQNDIAKNNYDGVNNRFADKMMKEGKTDVAIAIDLPSTKVTKANSDRDIYVSQGDITIKDKNPRVYVRDKDGKAQEFKPKRK; the protein is encoded by the exons ATGACTG ACGGTAAGAAGACATATTACCACCACACAACTAAGGACGGAGCCGCACAAATATTACAGTCAGGGTACATCAAGCAATCAACTGATACGAAAACAGATGCTGCGTATGGTCCCGGTACCTACCTTACCAGAATGGGCCAAGACAAGTCCCAGAATGATATAGCAAAGAATAACTACGACGGAGTCAACAATCGGTTCGCAGATAAAATGATGAAGGAAGGTAAAACAGACGTGGCCATAGCCATTGATCTGCCCAGCACTAAGGTTACCAAGGCGAATTCAGATCGCGACATTTATGTGTCGCAGGGAGATATTACCATAAAGGACAAAAATCCAAGGGTTTATGTGAGGGATAAGGATGGAAAGGCTCAAGAGTTCAAACCCAAGAGAAAATGA
- the LOC117318403 gene encoding uncharacterized protein LOC117318403 isoform X1, protein MTDGKKTYYHHTTKDGAAQILQSGYIKQSTDTKTDAAYGPGTYLTRMGPDKSQSDIAKNNYDGLNNQFADKMLRDGKTDVTIAIDLPSTKVTKAESDRDIYVSPGDVTIEDKNPRVYVRGDDGKAQEFKPKRK, encoded by the exons ATGACTG ACGGTAAGAAGACATATTACCACCACACAACTAAGGACGGAGCCGCACAAATATTACAGTCAGGGTACATCAAGCAATCAACTGATACGAAAACAGATGCTGCGTATGGACCCGGTACCTACCTTACCAGAATGGGCCCAGACAAGTCCCAGAGTGATATAGCAAAGAATAACTACGACGGACTCAACAATCAATTCGCAGATAAAATGCTGAGGGATGGTAAAACAGACGTTACCATAGCCATTGATCTGCCCAGCACTAAGGTTACCAAGGCGGAGTCAGACCGCGACATTTATGTGTCGCCGGGAGATGTTACCATAGAGGACAAAAATCCAAGGGTTTATGTGAGGGGTGACGATGGAAAGGCTCAGGAGTTCAAACCCAAGAGAAAATGA